From the genome of Amycolatopsis sp. NBC_01488, one region includes:
- a CDS encoding bifunctional RNase H/acid phosphatase: protein MTSHVIVEADGGSRGNPGPAGYGAVVRDSDGQVLAERKESLGVVTNNVAEYNGLIAGLAAAAELGASTVDVRMDSKLVVEQMSGRWKIKHPDMQPLAERAKGLAAGFSRVRYEWIPRAQNSHADRLANEAMDEATGKPAGAAVAGRAARQATQDSGAPEVAAPKLPTRRPDRAAVAWTGARGTPTRLLLLRHGQTEMSALRRYSGRGDVPLTELGRAQAAAAAKRLAATEGLVVDGEAVPIISSPLTRTKQTAQAVADALGGRVETHPGLIETDFGDWEGLTFAEAAERDPELHRSWLGDSSVPPPNGESFDVVHQRVRKARDELIAEHGGRTLVLVSHVTPIKSLLRMGLDAGPQLLFRLHLDLASLSIVEFYPDGNASVRLANDTSHLA from the coding sequence GTGACCTCGCACGTGATCGTCGAGGCGGACGGGGGCTCCCGGGGCAATCCGGGCCCGGCCGGCTACGGCGCGGTGGTTCGCGACAGCGACGGCCAGGTCCTCGCCGAGCGCAAGGAAAGCCTCGGCGTCGTCACCAACAACGTCGCCGAGTACAACGGCCTGATCGCCGGGCTCGCCGCCGCGGCCGAACTCGGAGCGTCCACTGTGGACGTCCGGATGGACTCGAAGCTCGTGGTGGAGCAGATGTCCGGGCGCTGGAAGATCAAGCACCCGGACATGCAGCCGCTCGCCGAGCGGGCCAAGGGTCTGGCCGCCGGCTTCTCCCGCGTGAGGTACGAGTGGATCCCGCGGGCGCAGAACTCCCACGCCGACCGGCTCGCCAACGAGGCCATGGACGAGGCCACCGGCAAGCCCGCGGGTGCTGCTGTCGCCGGTCGAGCCGCCCGGCAGGCCACCCAGGACTCGGGTGCTCCGGAGGTCGCCGCGCCCAAGCTGCCGACCCGCCGCCCCGACCGCGCGGCGGTGGCCTGGACCGGCGCCCGCGGCACCCCGACCCGGCTGCTCCTGCTGCGCCACGGCCAGACGGAGATGTCGGCGCTGCGCCGCTACTCCGGCCGCGGCGACGTCCCGCTGACCGAGCTGGGCCGTGCCCAGGCCGCAGCGGCGGCGAAACGGCTGGCCGCGACCGAGGGCCTGGTCGTCGACGGCGAGGCCGTCCCGATCATCTCGTCGCCGCTCACCCGCACCAAGCAGACCGCCCAGGCCGTCGCCGACGCGCTCGGCGGCCGCGTCGAGACCCACCCCGGCCTCATCGAGACCGACTTCGGCGACTGGGAAGGCCTGACGTTCGCCGAAGCGGCCGAGCGCGATCCCGAGCTGCACCGCTCCTGGCTGGGCGACAGCTCCGTGCCGCCGCCCAACGGGGAGAGCTTCGACGTCGTCCACCAGCGTGTCCGGAAGGCCCGCGACGAGCTGATCGCCGAGCACGGCGGGCGGACGTTGGTGCTGGTCAGCCACGTGACGCCGATCAAGTCGCTGCTCCGGATGGGCCTCGACGCCGGGCCGCAGCTGCTGTTCCGGCTGCACCTGGATCTGGCGTCGCTGTCGATCGTCGAGTTCTACCCGGACGGCAACGCTTCGGTGCGCCTGGCCAACGACACCTCGCACCTGGCCTGA
- a CDS encoding zinc ribbon domain-containing protein yields the protein MKAEPAVQRQLLELAKVDAELSRTAHRRRTLPELAEIDAGEKTARERRDALVSVETAASDLDREIARQEKEIESVRAREDRDRKLLASGTVVAKQMADIEHELQSLQRRQSALEDDLLELMEQREALGMDAQRTGAEVDKAEAEVAAAIARRDEAFKDLDTTRARRDEDRAKLLPRFPEPLLKLYERVREHKGIGAALLRARRCGACQLELDRNTVNEIKGAPEDDVIQCENCGAILVRTLESGL from the coding sequence GTGAAGGCCGAACCCGCCGTGCAGCGCCAGTTGCTCGAGCTCGCCAAGGTGGACGCCGAGCTCTCGCGCACCGCGCACCGCCGCCGCACCCTGCCCGAGCTGGCCGAGATCGACGCGGGGGAGAAGACCGCCCGCGAGCGCCGCGACGCGCTCGTGTCCGTGGAGACCGCCGCGTCCGACCTCGACCGCGAGATCGCCCGGCAGGAGAAGGAGATCGAGTCGGTGCGCGCCCGCGAGGACCGCGACCGCAAGCTCCTGGCGTCCGGCACCGTCGTCGCCAAGCAGATGGCCGACATCGAGCACGAGCTGCAGTCGCTCCAGCGCCGGCAGAGCGCGCTCGAGGACGACCTGCTGGAGCTGATGGAGCAGCGCGAGGCCCTCGGCATGGACGCGCAGCGCACCGGCGCCGAGGTCGACAAGGCCGAGGCCGAGGTCGCCGCCGCGATCGCCCGCCGCGACGAGGCGTTCAAGGACCTCGACACCACCCGCGCGCGCCGCGACGAAGACCGCGCGAAGCTGCTGCCGCGCTTCCCGGAGCCGCTGCTCAAGCTGTACGAGCGCGTCCGCGAGCACAAGGGCATCGGCGCCGCGCTGCTGCGGGCCCGCCGCTGCGGCGCCTGCCAGCTGGAGCTGGACCGCAACACCGTCAACGAGATCAAGGGCGCTCCGGAGGACGACGTCATCCAGTGCGAGAACTGCGGCGCGATCCTGGTCCGGACCCTGGAGTCGGGTCTGTGA
- a CDS encoding Nif3-like dinuclear metal center hexameric protein, translating into MPALSEIITVLEQAYPPALAESWDAVGLVCGDPAEPVTRVLFCVDPVAETVDEAADLGAQLIVAHHPLLLRGVHGVPADTAKGALVHRMIREGIALYCAHTNADSADPGVSDALAQAIGLRVTGPLEPNADGVTGIGRLGELPAAEPFARFVQRVADALPATVPGVLGAGDADRPIRTVAVSGGAGDSYLKQATAAGVDAFVTADLRHHPAGEHLAHPGPVPALVGLTHWASEWPWCGQASAVVADAFAGNVDVHVSTWCTDPWNVRAERTSI; encoded by the coding sequence GTGCCCGCGCTTTCCGAAATCATCACCGTCCTGGAGCAGGCCTACCCGCCCGCGCTCGCCGAGTCGTGGGACGCCGTCGGCCTCGTCTGCGGCGACCCCGCCGAGCCCGTCACGCGCGTGCTCTTCTGCGTCGACCCGGTCGCCGAGACCGTCGACGAGGCCGCCGACCTCGGCGCGCAGCTGATCGTCGCGCACCACCCGCTGCTGCTGCGCGGCGTGCACGGCGTCCCGGCCGACACGGCCAAGGGCGCGTTGGTGCACCGGATGATCCGCGAGGGCATCGCCCTGTACTGCGCGCACACCAACGCCGACTCCGCCGACCCCGGCGTCTCGGACGCGCTCGCGCAGGCGATCGGGCTGCGCGTGACCGGGCCCCTCGAACCGAACGCGGACGGCGTCACCGGCATCGGCCGCCTCGGGGAGCTGCCCGCGGCTGAGCCGTTCGCGCGCTTCGTCCAGCGCGTCGCCGACGCCCTCCCGGCGACCGTGCCCGGCGTGCTCGGCGCGGGCGACGCCGACCGGCCGATCCGCACCGTCGCCGTGTCCGGCGGCGCCGGCGATTCCTACCTGAAGCAGGCCACCGCGGCCGGCGTCGACGCCTTCGTCACCGCCGACCTGCGGCATCACCCCGCCGGTGAGCACCTCGCGCACCCCGGCCCGGTGCCCGCGCTGGTCGGGCTGACCCACTGGGCCAGCGAATGGCCCTGGTGCGGGCAAGCCTCGGCGGTCGTGGCCGATGCCTTTGCGGGTAACGTCGACGTTCACGTCTCCACGTGGTGCACCGACCCGTGGAACGTCCGCGCCGAGCGCACATCGATTTAG
- a CDS encoding chorismate mutase, translated as MRVLAVLLTVVSGLLLATVSASAAPASLWHLTDLAAQRVRIADQVAAAKYGTPSPIDDPVREQQIYDSVAARAPALGLDPADAVRFFHAQIEANKVVQRGLYARWDAHPSEVPSTRPDLGEIRPVIDRLNTGLLTELAATQPLRKSRSCPTRRLVAAGVADVVHRFDALHARALGEATSATCTTR; from the coding sequence ATGCGAGTACTGGCTGTGCTCTTGACGGTGGTTTCCGGTCTCCTGCTCGCCACGGTTTCCGCTTCGGCGGCACCGGCGTCGCTGTGGCACCTGACGGACCTGGCGGCCCAGCGCGTCCGGATCGCCGACCAGGTGGCGGCCGCGAAGTACGGCACGCCGTCCCCGATCGACGACCCGGTGCGCGAGCAGCAGATCTACGACTCGGTGGCGGCGCGGGCCCCGGCGCTGGGCCTGGACCCGGCGGACGCGGTGCGGTTCTTCCACGCCCAGATCGAGGCGAACAAGGTGGTGCAGCGCGGGTTGTATGCGCGCTGGGACGCCCACCCGTCGGAGGTCCCGTCGACCCGGCCCGACCTCGGCGAGATCCGCCCGGTGATCGACCGCCTGAACACGGGGCTGCTGACGGAGCTGGCGGCGACCCAGCCGCTGCGGAAGTCCCGTTCGTGCCCCACCCGCCGGCTGGTGGCGGCGGGTGTCGCGGACGTGGTGCACCGCTTCGACGCCCTGCACGCACGCGCCTTGGGCGAAGCGACGTCGGCGACGTGCACTACCCGTTAG
- a CDS encoding low molecular weight protein-tyrosine-phosphatase, with product MTHLVFVCSGNICRSPMAELVFRAHLDDAGLGDVRVTSAGTGPWHAGEPADKRARATLKAHGYPTAHVASEVSDEDLAADLLLAADEGHAEFLRSRVGDPAKVRLLRSFDPSAPDGAEVPDPYYGGDDGFEDVLGMIERSVPGLLDWVRSRG from the coding sequence GTGACGCACCTCGTCTTCGTCTGCTCCGGCAACATCTGCCGCTCGCCGATGGCCGAACTCGTGTTCCGCGCCCACCTCGACGACGCCGGCCTCGGCGACGTCCGGGTGACCAGCGCGGGCACCGGTCCGTGGCACGCCGGCGAGCCGGCCGACAAGCGCGCCCGGGCGACGCTCAAGGCCCACGGCTACCCCACCGCGCACGTCGCCTCCGAGGTGTCAGACGAAGACCTCGCCGCCGATCTGCTCCTGGCGGCCGACGAAGGGCACGCCGAGTTCCTGCGCTCCCGCGTCGGCGATCCCGCCAAGGTGCGGCTGCTGCGGTCCTTCGACCCGTCCGCCCCGGACGGAGCCGAGGTCCCGGACCCGTACTACGGCGGTGACGACGGCTTCGAAGACGTCCTCGGCATGATCGAGCGCTCGGTGCCCGGTTTGCTGGATTGGGTGCGTTCGCGCGGGTAG
- a CDS encoding SURF1 family cytochrome oxidase biogenesis protein, with translation MRLRFLLKPGWLALTAVVFTFAICCFTLLSPWQFSRNAEREQQNSSLEASFTAPPVPLAQLLPPGTAPGGKTEWHLVSITGQYLADKEVVARLRTVQGEGAFEVLTPLRTTDGTVVLVDRGYVRLDSKSGVLPYAPPPAGIVQVTARARADETDPKHRDAFADASTGGQLQSYVVDSRVVARAAKLDIRPGYFQLDAGQPGVLGALPLPQTDSGPFLSYALQWIAFGAMALLGWLYFTVRELKPGGALTTSSEAPTRRKSVAEILAEDELAESGHQK, from the coding sequence GTGCGGTTGCGGTTCCTGCTCAAGCCCGGGTGGCTGGCTCTGACGGCGGTGGTGTTCACGTTCGCCATCTGCTGCTTCACGCTGCTTTCGCCGTGGCAGTTCAGCCGCAACGCCGAGCGCGAGCAGCAGAACTCGTCGCTCGAGGCGTCGTTCACCGCGCCGCCCGTGCCGCTGGCGCAGCTGCTGCCGCCGGGGACCGCGCCCGGCGGGAAGACCGAGTGGCACCTGGTCTCGATCACCGGCCAGTACCTGGCGGACAAGGAAGTCGTCGCGCGGCTGCGGACGGTCCAGGGCGAGGGCGCCTTCGAGGTGCTGACGCCGCTGCGGACCACCGACGGCACGGTCGTCCTGGTCGACCGCGGGTACGTCCGGCTCGACAGCAAGTCCGGCGTGCTGCCGTACGCGCCGCCGCCGGCCGGGATCGTGCAGGTCACCGCGCGGGCGCGCGCCGACGAGACCGACCCGAAGCACCGGGACGCGTTCGCCGACGCGTCGACCGGCGGGCAGCTGCAGAGCTACGTCGTCGACTCGCGGGTCGTCGCGCGGGCGGCCAAGCTCGACATCCGGCCGGGGTACTTCCAGCTCGACGCCGGCCAGCCCGGCGTGCTGGGCGCGTTGCCGCTGCCGCAGACCGACTCGGGGCCGTTCCTGTCGTATGCGCTGCAGTGGATCGCCTTCGGCGCGATGGCGTTGCTGGGCTGGCTGTACTTCACCGTTCGCGAGCTGAAGCCGGGCGGTGCGCTGACCACGTCGTCGGAAGCGCCGACGCGCCGGAAGTCCGTCGCGGAGATCCTGGCCGAAGACGAGCTGGCCGAAAGTGGCCATCAGAAATAG
- a CDS encoding FMN-binding negative transcriptional regulator, with translation MLIHPWDAAEDTEWREWLAGHDFGQLIAGGAGRDLPVVTPAHFVFDGDRTVVTHLARPNPIWPLLTEHPRALLTVVDDYAYIRADWNTAADPAFGVPTSYYATVQLEGDVRLVDDPAEKASLLQKQLRHFEPDGARTPVSAAQESPDRRLLPGIRGIEFTITGVRAKFKFGGNKTAEDRARIGGKLAERGGRLDAEALTQLRRRG, from the coding sequence ATGCTGATCCACCCCTGGGACGCGGCCGAGGACACCGAGTGGCGGGAGTGGCTGGCCGGCCACGACTTCGGCCAGCTGATCGCCGGGGGCGCGGGCCGCGACCTCCCGGTGGTGACCCCGGCGCACTTCGTGTTCGACGGCGACCGCACGGTCGTGACGCACCTGGCGCGCCCCAACCCGATCTGGCCGCTGCTGACCGAACACCCGCGAGCGCTGCTGACCGTGGTCGACGACTACGCCTACATCCGGGCGGACTGGAACACGGCCGCCGACCCGGCGTTCGGCGTCCCGACGTCGTACTACGCGACGGTGCAGCTCGAGGGGGACGTCCGGCTCGTCGACGACCCGGCGGAGAAGGCTTCCTTGCTGCAGAAGCAATTGCGGCACTTCGAACCGGACGGCGCACGGACGCCGGTGAGCGCGGCCCAGGAGTCGCCGGACCGGCGGCTGCTGCCGGGGATCCGCGGGATCGAGTTCACGATCACGGGCGTGCGGGCGAAGTTCAAGTTCGGCGGCAACAAGACGGCCGAGGACCGGGCGCGGATCGGCGGGAAGCTGGCCGAACGCGGCGGGCGGTTGGACGCGGAGGCGTTGACGCAGCTGCGCCGTCGCGGCTGA
- a CDS encoding cobalamin biosynthesis protein CobD/CbiB codes for MSAARAIGLVLGVAADGALGDARRRPPVTAFRRLSQGRALAVTGAAVAGGLLLERAGRGRPLVQASATAVTTWAVLGAAGLALQGTELARDLEESRFDPARSTLSELDPRVADGLDLVGLSRASVETLAENTSDAVVAPLVWGAVAGVPGLLGARAVSLLRRSRMGRRGHWAIDRLDELVHLVPTRVAAGLTVLAAPVVGGSAGGAWRAWRRDTIAHPSPNAGRVEAAFAGALEVRVGGRTVYPHGVAELPVLGVGRNPDAGHVTRAVELSRVVGWLAGLTSVVLALVAGLRRRSR; via the coding sequence GTGAGCGCGGCGCGCGCGATCGGACTGGTGTTGGGCGTGGCGGCCGACGGCGCCCTCGGCGACGCCCGTCGACGCCCGCCCGTGACGGCGTTCCGCCGCCTCTCGCAGGGCCGGGCCCTCGCGGTCACGGGCGCCGCGGTCGCCGGCGGCCTCCTGCTCGAACGCGCCGGCCGCGGCCGTCCGCTGGTGCAGGCGTCGGCGACGGCGGTGACGACGTGGGCGGTCCTCGGCGCGGCCGGCCTGGCCCTGCAGGGCACGGAGCTGGCCCGCGACCTCGAGGAGTCCCGCTTCGACCCGGCGCGGTCCACGCTGTCCGAACTGGACCCGCGCGTGGCCGACGGCCTGGACCTGGTCGGGCTTTCGCGGGCCTCGGTGGAAACGCTGGCGGAGAACACTTCGGACGCGGTGGTCGCACCCCTGGTCTGGGGCGCGGTGGCCGGCGTCCCGGGCCTGCTCGGCGCGCGGGCGGTCAGCCTGCTCCGCCGGTCGCGCATGGGCCGCCGGGGGCACTGGGCGATCGACCGGCTGGACGAGCTGGTCCACCTGGTCCCGACCCGGGTGGCGGCGGGCCTGACCGTGCTCGCGGCCCCGGTGGTCGGCGGCTCGGCGGGCGGGGCGTGGCGGGCTTGGCGCCGCGACACGATCGCCCACCCGAGCCCGAACGCGGGCCGGGTGGAGGCGGCGTTCGCGGGCGCGCTGGAGGTCCGCGTCGGCGGCCGGACGGTGTACCCGCACGGGGTCGCGGAGCTGCCGGTGCTCGGGGTGGGGCGCAATCCCGACGCCGGGCACGTGACGCGGGCGGTGGAGCTGTCCCGGGTGGTCGGGTGGCTGGCCGGGCTGACGTCGGTGGTGCTCGCGTTGGTCGCGGGCCTCCGGCGCCGCTCGCGCTGA
- a CDS encoding FadR/GntR family transcriptional regulator: MGTDRHEQVLDALGAAIANGALEPGTVLRSEELQERFGASRTVAREVVRVLETMRLTSSKRRVGVIVREPAEWNHYDPRLIRWQLDGPARPAALATLNELRSAIEPCAARYAALRATPEERGRLGALGERLARTARARDLSTFLEFDIAFHDLLLGASGNPMFAQLSEVVAEVLTGRTGHGLMPPEPQPEAVALHLEVAAAVAAGDADRAERAMRDIVVQARDEIAALVE, from the coding sequence GTGGGGACCGACAGGCACGAGCAGGTACTGGACGCGCTGGGCGCGGCGATCGCGAACGGCGCCCTGGAACCGGGCACCGTCTTGCGCTCCGAAGAGCTCCAAGAGCGCTTCGGAGCTTCGCGGACGGTAGCGCGCGAAGTCGTCCGAGTGCTGGAGACGATGCGGCTGACCAGCAGCAAGCGCCGGGTCGGGGTGATCGTCCGGGAGCCCGCGGAGTGGAACCACTACGACCCGCGCCTGATCCGCTGGCAGCTCGACGGCCCGGCGCGGCCGGCGGCACTCGCGACGCTGAACGAGCTGCGGTCGGCGATCGAGCCGTGCGCGGCGCGGTACGCGGCCCTGCGCGCGACGCCGGAGGAGCGCGGCCGCCTCGGCGCGCTGGGGGAGCGGCTGGCCCGGACGGCGCGGGCGCGTGACCTGTCGACGTTCCTCGAGTTCGACATCGCGTTCCACGACCTGCTGCTCGGCGCGTCCGGGAACCCGATGTTCGCGCAGCTGTCCGAGGTCGTCGCGGAGGTGCTCACCGGCCGGACCGGGCACGGGCTGATGCCGCCGGAGCCGCAGCCCGAGGCCGTCGCGCTGCACCTGGAGGTGGCCGCGGCGGTGGCGGCCGGAGACGCGGACCGGGCGGAGCGGGCGATGCGCGACATCGTCGTCCAGGCCCGGGACGAGATCGCGGCGCTGGTCGAGTAG
- a CDS encoding gluconokinase, with amino-acid sequence MTVIVVMGVSGSGKTTIGTALATALDVEYAEADKFHPQANIDKMTAGHPLTDVDRAPWLEAIAGWIRDHQDSGGVVTSSALKRRYRDVLRTGGNVWFAHLHGDRALLAERMKTRTGHFMPVSLLDSQLADLESLGPGEPGAIFDIGGTPQEITEAALTAFREHA; translated from the coding sequence ATGACCGTCATCGTGGTGATGGGGGTGTCAGGCTCCGGCAAGACGACGATCGGCACGGCGCTCGCGACCGCGCTGGACGTCGAGTACGCCGAAGCCGACAAGTTCCATCCGCAGGCCAACATCGACAAGATGACCGCGGGGCATCCGCTGACCGACGTCGACCGCGCCCCCTGGCTCGAGGCCATCGCCGGCTGGATCCGCGACCACCAGGACTCCGGCGGCGTCGTGACGTCGTCCGCGCTCAAGCGCCGCTACCGCGACGTCCTGCGGACCGGCGGAAACGTCTGGTTCGCCCACCTGCACGGCGACCGCGCGCTGCTGGCCGAGCGCATGAAGACCCGCACGGGTCACTTCATGCCGGTGTCGCTGCTGGATTCGCAGCTCGCCGACCTGGAATCCCTCGGGCCGGGCGAGCCCGGCGCGATCTTCGACATCGGCGGCACTCCCCAGGAGATCACCGAAGCCGCCCTCACCGCCTTCCGGGAGCACGCATGA
- a CDS encoding GntT/GntP/DsdX family permease: MTTVLAAAWTGHDTRLITATVVAIAVIVVLITKVKLHPFLSLVLGSLVLGLAAGMPITNLIKSFSGGVGSTVASVGILIALGAMLGKLLADSGGADQIVDTVLGKARGAALPWAMALVAALIGLPMFFEIGLVMLIPVVLLAAKRTGKPLMLLGIPAVAGLSVLHGLVPPHPGPLAAAGALNANVGITLAFGLLVGIPTLVVAGPLFARVAARLVPDAEPPERLIPERADTDKPRPSFAATLTTVLLPVVLMLAKALSDILLAKDSQARKILDFVGDPLIALLAAVLVGMVLLGRPAGLDRARLSTVVGESLGPIAGIMLIVGAGGGFKQTLVDAGVGDVITGLAKDAHLSPLLLGWLVAVAIRLATGSATVATVSAAGIVAPLAAGMDPSHSALLVLAIGAGSLFFSHVNDAGFWLVKEYFGLSVGQTLKTWSVMETLISVVAIALILPLSLVV, translated from the coding sequence ATGACCACCGTCCTCGCGGCCGCCTGGACCGGCCACGACACCCGCCTGATCACCGCGACCGTCGTCGCGATCGCCGTCATCGTCGTGCTGATCACGAAGGTGAAGCTGCACCCGTTCCTGTCGCTGGTGCTCGGTTCGCTCGTGCTCGGCCTGGCCGCCGGGATGCCGATCACGAACCTGATCAAGTCCTTCTCCGGTGGCGTCGGCAGCACGGTCGCGTCCGTCGGCATCCTGATCGCCCTCGGCGCGATGCTCGGCAAGCTGCTGGCCGACTCCGGCGGCGCCGACCAGATCGTCGACACCGTGCTCGGCAAGGCGCGCGGTGCCGCGCTGCCCTGGGCGATGGCGCTGGTCGCGGCGCTGATCGGGCTGCCGATGTTCTTCGAGATCGGGCTGGTCATGCTCATCCCGGTGGTGCTGCTCGCGGCCAAGCGCACCGGGAAGCCGTTGATGCTGCTGGGGATTCCGGCGGTCGCCGGCCTGTCGGTGCTGCACGGCCTGGTCCCGCCGCACCCGGGTCCGCTCGCCGCGGCGGGCGCGCTGAACGCGAACGTCGGGATCACGCTGGCGTTCGGCCTGCTCGTCGGCATCCCGACGCTGGTCGTCGCGGGCCCGCTGTTCGCGCGCGTCGCGGCCCGGCTGGTGCCGGACGCCGAGCCGCCCGAGCGGCTGATCCCGGAGCGCGCGGACACGGACAAGCCGCGGCCCAGCTTCGCGGCGACGTTGACGACCGTGCTGCTGCCCGTCGTGCTCATGCTCGCGAAAGCGCTCTCGGACATCCTGCTGGCCAAGGACAGCCAGGCGCGCAAGATCCTCGACTTCGTCGGCGACCCGCTGATCGCGCTGCTCGCGGCGGTGCTGGTGGGCATGGTGCTGCTGGGCCGCCCGGCCGGTCTCGACCGGGCACGGCTGTCCACTGTGGTCGGTGAATCGCTGGGCCCGATCGCCGGGATCATGCTGATCGTCGGCGCGGGCGGCGGGTTCAAGCAGACGCTGGTCGACGCCGGGGTCGGCGACGTCATCACGGGCCTGGCCAAGGACGCGCACCTCTCGCCGCTCCTGCTCGGCTGGCTGGTGGCGGTGGCGATCCGGCTGGCGACGGGTTCGGCCACGGTCGCGACGGTCTCGGCGGCGGGCATCGTGGCCCCGCTGGCGGCGGGGATGGATCCGTCGCACAGCGCGCTGCTGGTGCTCGCGATCGGGGCGGGGTCGCTGTTCTTCTCGCACGTGAACGACGCCGGGTTCTGGCTGGTGAAGGAGTACTTCGGGCTGTCGGTCGGGCAGACACTGAAGACGTGGTCGGTGATGGAGACGCTGATTTCGGTGGTGGCGATCGCGCTGATCCTGCCGCTGTCGCTGGTGGTTTAG
- a CDS encoding ArsR/SmtB family transcription factor: MPDDDLVFKALADPTRRFLLDLLFERDGRTLTELETQVDMTRFGVMKHLKLLEEAGLVVARKEGREKRHFLNPVPIRQIHDRWIDKYTERHVTALLDLKNELEGEEP, from the coding sequence GTGCCCGATGACGACCTGGTGTTCAAGGCGCTGGCGGATCCGACCCGCCGGTTCCTGCTCGACCTGCTCTTCGAGCGCGACGGCCGCACGCTCACCGAGCTGGAGACCCAGGTCGACATGACCCGCTTCGGCGTCATGAAGCACCTCAAGCTCCTCGAGGAGGCCGGGCTCGTCGTCGCGCGGAAGGAAGGCCGGGAAAAGCGGCACTTCCTCAACCCCGTGCCGATCCGGCAGATCCACGACCGGTGGATCGACAAGTACACCGAACGCCACGTCACCGCCCTGCTCGACCTCAAGAACGAACTGGAAGGCGAAGAACCATGA
- a CDS encoding SRPBCC domain-containing protein, translated as MTTTVQVHRVYIKATPERIWEAITKPEWTQKYGYTGLADFDLKVGGKHRTRPTQEFIDAGFTGDLVDGEVLELDPPRKLVITWKLLMGPEEMSAEPYTTLTYDIEATKTAGTRLTVTHDVTGAPLTGEMVSGVHEDVNAGPGENAGGGWDWILSDLKSLLETGEILVPAP; from the coding sequence ATGACGACCACCGTGCAGGTCCACCGCGTCTACATCAAGGCCACCCCGGAGCGCATCTGGGAGGCCATCACCAAGCCCGAGTGGACCCAGAAGTACGGCTACACCGGCCTCGCCGACTTCGACCTCAAGGTCGGCGGCAAGCACCGCACCCGCCCGACGCAGGAGTTCATCGACGCCGGGTTCACCGGCGACCTCGTCGACGGCGAGGTCCTCGAGCTCGACCCGCCGCGCAAACTCGTCATCACCTGGAAGCTGCTCATGGGTCCCGAGGAGATGTCCGCCGAGCCGTACACGACGCTCACCTACGACATCGAAGCGACGAAGACCGCCGGCACCAGGCTGACCGTCACGCACGACGTCACCGGCGCGCCGCTCACCGGCGAGATGGTCAGCGGCGTCCACGAGGACGTCAACGCGGGCCCCGGCGAGAACGCGGGCGGCGGCTGGGACTGGATCCTGTCGGACCTCAAGTCCCTGCTGGAGACCGGCGAGATCCTCGTCCCCGCGCCGTGA
- a CDS encoding N-acetylglucosamine kinase, with translation MRPAVIAIDGGNSKTEVLVISEDGVVLGKSRGPGASPQNIGVAACVTALEGLVLAAYPDFGEKPFAVHTSAYLAGLDFPREEEALHAALSARGWSDTLTVGNDTLALLRAGSAGVGVAVVCGAGINGAGVGPDGRVHRFPALGKISGDWGGGYRLGEEALWWAVRAEDGRGPRTALQAAVASFFGKPTLLDVVQGLHFEEIPAASIHGLCPLLFEVAAAGDEVASDIVTRFVEEVSVFAAVILRNLELTEEAPEIVLGGGVLTGIGAPVIAEIERRCLKVAPRAVVRVVDVNPVVGAALFGLDTLGASDAAKASLKAATQRT, from the coding sequence ATGAGGCCTGCGGTTATCGCCATCGACGGCGGCAACAGCAAGACCGAGGTCCTGGTGATCTCGGAAGACGGCGTCGTGCTGGGCAAGTCGCGTGGGCCCGGTGCGTCACCGCAGAACATCGGCGTCGCGGCCTGCGTCACGGCGTTGGAAGGCCTGGTGCTGGCGGCCTACCCGGACTTCGGCGAAAAGCCGTTCGCGGTGCACACCTCGGCGTACCTGGCCGGGCTGGATTTCCCGCGCGAGGAAGAGGCGCTGCACGCGGCGCTGTCCGCGCGCGGGTGGAGCGACACCCTGACCGTCGGCAACGACACCCTCGCGCTGCTCCGGGCGGGCAGCGCGGGGGTGGGGGTCGCGGTCGTGTGCGGCGCCGGGATCAACGGCGCCGGCGTCGGCCCGGACGGCCGCGTGCACCGCTTTCCCGCACTGGGCAAGATCTCCGGCGACTGGGGCGGCGGCTACCGCCTCGGCGAGGAGGCCCTGTGGTGGGCCGTGCGCGCCGAGGACGGCCGCGGCCCGCGGACCGCGTTGCAGGCGGCGGTGGCTTCCTTCTTCGGCAAGCCGACGCTGCTGGACGTCGTGCAGGGCCTGCACTTCGAAGAAATTCCGGCCGCCTCGATTCACGGGCTGTGCCCGCTGCTGTTCGAGGTCGCGGCAGCGGGCGACGAGGTCGCGTCGGACATCGTCACCCGGTTCGTCGAGGAGGTCAGCGTGTTCGCGGCGGTGATCCTGCGGAACCTGGAGCTGACCGAGGAGGCGCCGGAGATCGTCCTCGGTGGCGGGGTGCTGACCGGGATCGGCGCGCCGGTGATCGCGGAGATCGAGCGGCGCTGCCTGAAGGTGGCACCGCGCGCGGTGGTGCGCGTCGTGGACGTCAACCCCGTCGTGGGCGCGGCTTTGTTCGGACTGGACACGCTGGGCGCGTCGGACGCCGCGAAGGCGTCGCTGAAGGCGGCGACCCAGCGCACCTAG